A single genomic interval of Aureliella helgolandensis harbors:
- the hemA gene encoding glutamyl-tRNA reductase, with protein sequence MHWSMVGVSHHRTPLEIREKLAFSKAQVSDALQRLGQQFPEAETVLLSTCNRVELYAAASDRVKLPQPEQLGNFIADFHHTDFVHVSDQITQLQNELAVRHLFMVASSLDSMIVGEAQILSQVKEAYELACSGDTAASLMHRAFQRATVVARRVANETEIHRRRISVPSVAVSEIASDFFERFDDKQILLIGAGEMGTETLRYLIDAGAKSIQILNRNAERSAELAQQFNAMSRPWSELDASMAQSDLIISTTSASQPIVSLEQFRACRAKRSARAVLILDLAVPRDFDSAIAELSDVYLFTVDDLQQVCDKNLQARQQEWPRAERIVDQELQKFLSESVHRNSGVTIRKLREQAELVKGQELERLVSKLKARGLDSQAEKELSIAFDRLVNKLLHPPLQTLREHADSNHHASMLDALRRLFRISD encoded by the coding sequence ATGCATTGGTCCATGGTAGGAGTTAGTCACCACCGCACGCCACTTGAGATCCGAGAGAAGCTGGCGTTTTCCAAAGCTCAAGTCAGCGATGCGCTGCAACGCCTGGGGCAGCAGTTTCCGGAGGCAGAAACGGTCTTGCTGAGTACTTGCAATCGGGTGGAGTTGTATGCGGCCGCTTCGGATCGAGTCAAACTACCGCAGCCGGAGCAGTTGGGGAATTTCATCGCCGACTTCCATCACACCGACTTTGTTCACGTCTCCGATCAGATCACTCAACTCCAAAACGAACTAGCAGTCCGGCACCTTTTCATGGTGGCCTCTAGTCTCGATAGCATGATCGTCGGTGAAGCTCAAATACTTTCTCAGGTCAAAGAGGCCTACGAGTTGGCGTGTAGCGGTGACACCGCAGCAAGCTTGATGCACCGGGCTTTCCAGCGAGCCACCGTCGTGGCCCGCAGAGTAGCCAACGAGACCGAAATTCATCGCCGCAGAATCAGCGTCCCCAGCGTAGCGGTCAGTGAAATCGCCAGCGACTTTTTCGAACGATTCGACGATAAGCAAATCTTGTTGATCGGTGCCGGAGAAATGGGGACGGAAACCCTTCGCTATCTCATCGATGCCGGTGCCAAATCAATTCAGATCCTCAATCGTAACGCCGAACGCAGTGCTGAACTGGCGCAGCAGTTTAATGCAATGAGTCGACCATGGAGCGAACTCGATGCGAGCATGGCACAGTCCGACCTGATCATCTCAACCACCAGTGCAAGCCAACCCATCGTCAGCTTGGAGCAGTTTCGAGCTTGCCGAGCCAAACGCAGTGCACGGGCTGTACTGATCCTGGACTTGGCCGTACCACGCGACTTTGATTCGGCCATTGCAGAGTTGTCGGATGTGTACCTGTTTACCGTCGACGACTTGCAGCAAGTGTGCGACAAAAATCTTCAAGCTCGGCAGCAGGAATGGCCGCGGGCCGAGCGCATCGTCGATCAAGAATTGCAAAAATTCCTCTCCGAGAGTGTCCACCGCAATAGTGGTGTGACTATTCGCAAACTGCGCGAACAAGCAGAACTCGTCAAAGGTCAGGAATTGGAGCGGTTGGTCAGCAAGTTGAAAGCGCGTGGGCTCGACTCTCAGGCGGAGAAGGAGTTGTCCATAGCCTTTGATCGCTTGGTGAACAAACTGTTGCACCCACCCCTGCAAACACTCCGCGAACATGCGGATTCGAACCACCACGCCAGCATGTTGGATGCGCTGCGACGCCTGTTCCGGATTAGTGATTAA
- a CDS encoding cytochrome C assembly protein codes for MSVSCFLLSYVVVLVVEASRFLFKLPGRSVVLIAMLSAGLAAHSIFVFNEMIVGVPSSAPELLSSWFQWAVIAAWGLAVACLILTIRNPDRAMGLFLIPVVLGLIGLAQLVREAPPFHPSTTVNLWRAIHGVSLLVGTMIICFGFAFGLMYLVQSHRLKSKVRSRGGLRLPTLEFLQSMNRSSLFISTVSLGLGLLSGIVLNLGRDGQIAWYSGGILFTVVLFAWSLIASLMELSSSSALGGRQSAYLAIANFFFLVVVLGLVLFSSHGIPPIPSTTVGFSQELLGQVTQGPI; via the coding sequence GTGAGCGTATCATGCTTCCTGCTCAGTTATGTAGTAGTGCTGGTCGTCGAAGCATCGCGGTTCTTATTTAAGCTACCTGGGCGGAGCGTAGTGCTTATCGCCATGCTGAGTGCGGGCTTAGCAGCCCACAGCATCTTCGTTTTTAATGAAATGATTGTGGGGGTACCCAGCTCAGCCCCAGAGTTGCTCTCCAGTTGGTTTCAATGGGCGGTGATTGCCGCCTGGGGGCTGGCCGTGGCCTGCTTGATCCTGACGATCCGCAATCCCGATCGCGCCATGGGATTGTTCTTGATTCCCGTGGTTCTAGGCCTTATCGGATTGGCTCAATTGGTCCGCGAGGCACCGCCGTTTCACCCCAGCACCACCGTGAACCTATGGCGGGCAATCCACGGGGTTAGCCTCCTCGTCGGAACCATGATTATCTGTTTCGGATTCGCCTTTGGACTCATGTATCTGGTGCAGTCCCACCGTTTGAAAAGCAAGGTTCGATCTCGGGGAGGGTTGCGGCTGCCCACGCTGGAATTCCTACAATCGATGAATCGATCGAGTCTGTTCATCAGCACGGTCAGCCTGGGGTTGGGATTGCTATCGGGGATCGTATTGAACCTGGGACGCGACGGCCAAATCGCTTGGTATAGCGGCGGAATACTCTTCACGGTCGTGCTGTTTGCTTGGTCGCTCATCGCGTCGTTGATGGAATTGTCTTCATCCAGTGCACTGGGGGGACGTCAGAGCGCCTACCTCGCCATAGCCAACTTCTTCTTTCTAGTGGTCGTGCTGGGATTGGTCTTGTTTTCGTCGCACGGCATTCCACCGATCCCAAGCACCACAGTGGGGTTCAGCCAGGAATTGTTGGGACAAGTTACTCAGGGGCCAATCTGA
- the scpB gene encoding SMC-Scp complex subunit ScpB: MIKKGSSGGPFQPGSGRASIAPGYQQAQGTGGQRYWFFIHYFKSNYEEPKRVPQTNRTEDSQEAKLRRVEAVLFLTNDGLTSRKLAKLAGLADATEARTLVRQLNSELDRDGRSYRVEEIASGYALMTRSHFAPWLRRLSHIPGEQRLTQSVLETLAVVAYRQPVLRANIEAIRGVGCSEVLKQLMEMELVRISGRSEDLGRPYLYGTTRRFLQMFGLRSADRLPRIDWVNEPQLSLSSPEFVGTDSENKESMVNMSFSATATLEDASAPTDEELLNAAPMIPSAVDEDEDDWDDDDDDDDDDDSVDDVDSDDDEEWDDDDEDSDADEVSKKGGDDDDEEDDDDEDDEEEGGWEEVDDDDEWDDDDDDDDSDDDWDDDEDDDDEDWD; this comes from the coding sequence ACTATTTTAAGAGCAACTACGAAGAACCGAAGCGCGTACCGCAGACAAATCGAACGGAAGACAGCCAGGAAGCGAAGCTGCGTCGCGTGGAGGCAGTGCTCTTTCTGACCAACGATGGCTTGACCAGCCGTAAACTGGCGAAGCTGGCTGGGTTGGCGGACGCAACGGAAGCACGTACACTGGTTCGCCAGTTGAACAGTGAGTTGGACCGCGATGGTCGATCCTACCGCGTAGAGGAGATAGCGAGCGGCTATGCGTTGATGACGCGGTCTCACTTTGCTCCTTGGTTAAGGCGACTGTCGCATATTCCAGGTGAACAGCGACTTACCCAATCGGTTCTTGAAACACTTGCCGTAGTGGCCTACCGCCAGCCCGTATTGAGGGCCAACATCGAAGCAATTCGAGGTGTGGGCTGCAGCGAAGTACTCAAGCAATTGATGGAAATGGAGCTTGTTCGAATCAGCGGAAGAAGTGAAGATCTGGGTAGACCGTATCTTTACGGGACTACTCGCAGATTTTTACAAATGTTTGGGTTGCGATCTGCCGATCGGTTACCCCGGATAGACTGGGTAAACGAACCCCAGTTATCGTTGTCCTCCCCCGAATTCGTAGGAACAGACTCAGAAAATAAGGAGTCGATGGTGAACATGAGTTTTTCAGCTACGGCAACTCTAGAAGACGCTTCCGCCCCAACGGATGAAGAGCTGCTCAATGCAGCCCCAATGATCCCATCAGCCGTCGATGAGGATGAAGACGATTGGGATGACGACGATGATGATGATGATGACGACGACTCGGTGGACGATGTCGACAGCGATGACGATGAAGAATGGGATGACGACGACGAGGACTCCGATGCGGATGAAGTATCCAAAAAGGGAGGGGACGACGACGATGAAGAGGACGATGACGACGAGGATGATGAAGAAGAGGGGGGCTGGGAGGAAGTCGACGACGATGATGAGTGGGATGACGACGACGACGATGATGACTCCGACGACGACTGGGATGATGACGAGGATGATGATGACGAGGACTGGGACTAA